A genomic region of Rhodococcus pyridinivorans contains the following coding sequences:
- a CDS encoding sigma-70 family RNA polymerase sigma factor, whose amino-acid sequence MTGVGGHTDTLGELLGRVARQDPTAFAELYDATRSRVFGMVLRVLRDPGYSEETTQEVYLQVWRSADKYDPRQGSALSWIITLAHRRAVDRVRSEQSGADRESQYGSTNVDAAFDSVSEEVAQRDDRRRVNECLGSLTELQRRSVELAYYRGFTYTEVAEELSSPLPTVKSRIRDGLKRLKNCLGVSVDG is encoded by the coding sequence ATGACCGGCGTCGGAGGCCATACCGATACCCTCGGCGAACTGCTCGGGCGGGTGGCCCGGCAAGACCCTACGGCGTTCGCCGAACTGTACGACGCGACGCGTTCCCGAGTCTTCGGCATGGTGCTGCGGGTCCTGCGGGATCCCGGTTACAGCGAGGAGACCACCCAGGAGGTCTACCTCCAGGTATGGAGGTCGGCCGACAAGTACGACCCGCGTCAGGGTTCCGCTCTGTCGTGGATCATCACGCTCGCCCATCGGCGTGCCGTCGACCGGGTCCGCAGCGAACAGTCCGGAGCCGACCGCGAGTCGCAGTACGGTTCGACGAACGTCGACGCGGCCTTCGACTCGGTGAGCGAGGAGGTAGCGCAGCGCGACGATCGCCGCCGGGTGAACGAGTGTCTGGGTTCGCTCACCGAACTGCAGCGACGCTCGGTCGAGCTCGCCTACTACAGAGGCTTTACGTATACCGAAGTGGCAGAAGAACTTTCATCCCCGTTGCCGACGGTCAAGTCGCGCATCCGGGACGGCCTGAAACGACTGAAGAATTGTCTGGGGGTGAGTGTGGATGGCTGA
- a CDS encoding anti-sigma factor, which yields MADEANDSSHDLLDMAPVFALDAVTPDERRELAERLAEADPEVAERFGVEVREVRETLAAMSAGTATEPPPELRVRLLDLVHAELTAKTPAEKTHTERPGDPEATEAPRAEDDHPPPPVSLDERRQARRRNFLLAAAAAVIVAIGGVVVAGQWQNTSEPGTSERVFAAEDVRTSSGELDGGGTATVVFSKEEDAGVLVMNNVAPPAEGSVYQMWLVGPEGMEPAGTMTPDDVAPSTTAVLEDISGATALAFSVEPTGGSTQPTAIFAQLPLD from the coding sequence ATGGCTGACGAGGCGAACGATTCCTCGCACGATCTGCTCGACATGGCACCCGTCTTCGCATTGGATGCCGTCACGCCCGACGAACGTCGAGAGCTTGCCGAGCGACTCGCGGAAGCAGACCCGGAGGTGGCCGAACGGTTCGGCGTCGAGGTCCGCGAGGTCCGCGAGACCCTCGCAGCGATGTCGGCCGGTACCGCGACCGAGCCGCCGCCCGAACTCCGGGTGCGACTGCTCGATCTGGTCCACGCCGAACTCACCGCGAAGACGCCCGCCGAGAAGACGCACACGGAACGACCCGGTGACCCGGAGGCGACCGAGGCACCTCGGGCGGAGGACGATCACCCTCCCCCGCCCGTCTCCCTCGACGAGCGCCGCCAGGCCCGACGGCGGAACTTCCTGCTCGCCGCGGCAGCGGCCGTGATCGTCGCGATCGGCGGCGTCGTGGTGGCCGGTCAATGGCAGAACACGTCCGAGCCGGGCACGAGCGAGCGGGTCTTCGCCGCCGAGGACGTACGGACCTCGTCGGGCGAGCTCGACGGTGGCGGCACCGCGACCGTGGTGTTCTCCAAGGAGGAGGACGCCGGCGTGCTGGTGATGAACAACGTCGCCCCGCCGGCCGAGGGCAGCGTCTACCAGATGTGGCTGGTCGGGCCCGAGGGAATGGAGCCCGCAGGCACGATGACACCCGACGACGTCGCGCCGTCGACGACCGCGGTGCTCGAGGACATCTCGGGTGCCACCGCGCTCGCCTTCAGCGTGGAACCGACGGGCGGGTCGACCCAGCCGACCGCGATCTTCGCTCAGCTGCCGCTCGACTGA
- a CDS encoding putative protein N(5)-glutamine methyltransferase, which yields MVSAHRTHADVVSALRAAGCVFAEEEAQLLVEAAPTPSDLERLIARRVGGEPLEHVLGQVFFHGRRIAVREGVFVSRRRTEYLVDCAIELARPGAVIVDMCCGCGAVGATLATAVEACEVYAADIDPVATACARLNLPPHRVFVGDLFDALPGTLRGRVDVLVANAPYVPSGAIASMPREARCSEPRHALDGGPDGLDVHRRLVADAGRWLTDGGSLLVESAASQAPVVRDLMTRAGLDADTRGFEEADATVVIGTRR from the coding sequence ATGGTCTCCGCCCACCGGACCCACGCCGACGTTGTCTCCGCACTGCGAGCGGCCGGGTGCGTGTTTGCCGAGGAGGAGGCGCAGCTGCTCGTCGAAGCCGCTCCCACACCCTCGGATCTGGAGCGGCTCATCGCGCGGCGGGTCGGCGGAGAACCCCTCGAACACGTACTGGGACAGGTCTTCTTCCACGGCAGGCGCATCGCGGTGCGAGAGGGGGTGTTCGTCTCCCGTCGCCGCACCGAGTACCTGGTGGACTGCGCGATCGAACTCGCGCGGCCCGGCGCCGTGATCGTCGACATGTGCTGCGGGTGCGGTGCCGTCGGTGCCACGCTCGCCACCGCCGTCGAGGCCTGCGAGGTCTACGCGGCCGACATCGATCCCGTCGCCACCGCGTGTGCCCGCCTGAACCTGCCGCCCCACCGGGTGTTCGTCGGCGATCTGTTCGACGCCCTGCCGGGCACGCTGCGCGGTCGCGTCGACGTGCTCGTCGCCAACGCGCCCTACGTGCCGTCGGGGGCGATCGCGTCGATGCCGCGGGAGGCGCGCTGCAGCGAGCCGCGACATGCACTGGACGGCGGACCCGACGGACTGGACGTCCACCGTCGGCTCGTCGCCGACGCGGGTCGGTGGCTCACCGACGGTGGGTCGCTGCTCGTCGAGTCGGCCGCGTCGCAGGCACCCGTCGTGCGCGACCTCATGACCCGGGCCGGACTCGACGCCGACACGCGGGGTTTCGAGGAGGCCGACGCGACCGTCGTCATCGGCACCCGCCGATGA
- a CDS encoding MMPL family transporter: protein MSTATAPPRRTGRWRWLLPALLLIAWLVAAGGGGPFAGKLSEVASNDASTFLPASAESTRADELYAQFNESEFIPAIVVAERDGGITDEDLAFLATESAGPPPIPSEDGAAAQMIVPLDASGEVQEAVEELRTALEGAPDGLTVYVTGPAGQAADLSSAFGGIDGLLLLVAGGVVLVILVVVYRSPILPFVVIISALFALALASLLIYVLADAGAIALNGQSQGIMFILVFGAATDYALLLVSRYREELRLQQDKYAAMRSALRGSIEPIAASAGTVILGVLCLLLSDLNSNRGLGPVAAIGIATSFLASLTFLPAVLVLLGRVAFWPTRPVYDPNADADDMQKSHKVWGRVADFVGSKPRPIWIVCSLVLVAFALLAPQFKASGVASSDLFLLQTDSKSGQEVLGEHFDAGTGSPSIVVAREGALEGVVGATEGVEGVTTVQPVPGPDGAPRVVDGLVAVQATLSDPADSLAAEETVERIREAVHAVPGAEALVGGPTAVDLDTKDTATRDRTVIIPVVTLVVLLVLIALLRAVVAPILLMLTVIVSFAATLGISSLVFNHLFGFPGADPVVPLFGFVFLVALGIDYNIFLMTRVREETKKVGTRAGTLRALTVTGGVITSAGVVLAATFSALAVIPLLFLAQLAFIVAFGVLLDALLVRSLVVPALTIDIGKKIWWPSKLARAEPSEPDASEDVATAGAPRS from the coding sequence TTGAGCACTGCTACCGCGCCCCCACGTAGAACCGGCCGATGGCGGTGGCTGCTACCCGCCCTGTTGCTCATCGCGTGGCTCGTGGCCGCCGGTGGCGGCGGCCCGTTCGCAGGCAAGCTCAGCGAGGTCGCCTCCAACGACGCGAGCACCTTCCTCCCGGCATCGGCCGAATCCACCCGCGCGGACGAGCTGTACGCGCAGTTCAACGAGAGCGAGTTCATCCCCGCGATCGTCGTCGCCGAACGCGACGGTGGGATCACCGACGAGGACCTCGCCTTCCTCGCCACCGAATCGGCCGGACCGCCGCCGATCCCGTCCGAGGACGGCGCAGCGGCGCAGATGATCGTGCCGCTCGACGCCTCCGGGGAGGTCCAGGAGGCCGTCGAGGAACTCCGGACGGCCCTCGAAGGCGCACCGGACGGCCTGACCGTCTACGTCACCGGCCCCGCCGGGCAGGCCGCCGACCTGTCGTCGGCCTTCGGCGGCATCGACGGACTGCTCCTGCTCGTCGCGGGCGGTGTCGTCCTCGTCATCCTCGTGGTGGTCTACCGCAGCCCGATCCTGCCGTTCGTCGTCATCATCTCGGCGCTGTTCGCACTCGCCCTCGCGAGCCTGCTGATCTATGTGCTCGCCGACGCCGGAGCGATCGCGCTCAACGGCCAGAGCCAGGGCATCATGTTCATCCTCGTGTTCGGCGCCGCCACCGACTACGCGCTGCTGCTGGTCTCCCGGTACCGCGAGGAACTGCGACTGCAGCAGGACAAGTACGCCGCGATGCGCAGCGCGCTCCGCGGCTCGATCGAGCCGATCGCGGCGTCGGCCGGCACCGTCATCCTCGGTGTGCTGTGCCTACTGCTGTCGGACCTGAACTCCAACCGCGGTCTCGGCCCGGTGGCCGCCATCGGCATCGCGACGTCGTTCCTCGCGTCGCTCACCTTCCTGCCCGCAGTGCTCGTGCTGCTCGGCCGCGTCGCGTTCTGGCCCACCCGCCCGGTCTACGACCCGAACGCCGACGCCGACGACATGCAGAAGTCCCACAAGGTGTGGGGCCGGGTGGCCGACTTCGTCGGGTCGAAGCCGCGTCCCATCTGGATCGTGTGCAGCCTCGTGCTCGTCGCCTTCGCCCTGCTGGCACCGCAGTTCAAGGCGAGCGGTGTCGCGTCCTCGGATCTGTTCCTCCTGCAAACCGATTCGAAGTCCGGCCAGGAGGTGCTCGGTGAGCACTTCGACGCCGGCACCGGTTCGCCCAGCATCGTCGTCGCCCGCGAAGGCGCGCTCGAGGGTGTCGTCGGCGCCACCGAGGGCGTCGAGGGCGTGACGACCGTCCAGCCCGTCCCCGGCCCCGACGGCGCGCCGCGCGTGGTCGACGGACTGGTCGCGGTGCAGGCGACGCTCTCGGATCCCGCCGACTCCCTCGCCGCCGAGGAGACCGTCGAACGCATCCGCGAGGCGGTGCACGCCGTGCCCGGGGCCGAGGCACTCGTCGGCGGACCCACGGCCGTCGACCTCGACACGAAGGACACCGCGACCCGCGACCGCACCGTCATCATCCCGGTTGTGACGCTCGTGGTGCTGCTGGTGCTCATCGCGTTGCTGCGGGCGGTCGTCGCACCGATCCTGCTGATGCTCACCGTGATCGTCTCGTTCGCGGCGACCCTCGGTATCTCATCGCTCGTGTTCAACCACCTGTTCGGTTTCCCGGGCGCCGACCCGGTGGTGCCTCTGTTCGGGTTCGTCTTCCTCGTGGCGCTGGGTATCGACTACAACATCTTCCTCATGACCCGCGTCCGCGAGGAGACGAAGAAGGTCGGTACCCGTGCGGGCACCCTGCGGGCGCTGACCGTCACCGGTGGTGTCATCACGTCCGCCGGCGTGGTGCTCGCGGCCACGTTCTCGGCGCTGGCGGTGATCCCACTGCTGTTCCTGGCTCAGCTGGCGTTCATCGTCGCCTTCGGTGTCCTGCTCGACGCGCTGCTCGTGCGGTCGCTGGTGGTGCCGGCCCTGACGATCGACATCGGCAAGAAGATCTGGTGGCCGAGCAAGCTGGCGCGGGCCGAACCGTCCGAGCCGGACGCCTCCGAGGACGTCGCGACCGCGGGAGCGCCGCGCTCATGA
- the lysX gene encoding bifunctional lysylphosphatidylglycerol synthetase/lysine--tRNA ligase LysX, protein MSADSAAPVERPRPVEDARPPSRPSLTDRVGGRLSAVPHIFGLILGIYAVVVALWSISPTLRYWIHAPREYLDEYYFDAPDTSLSFALVLGLLAGAIAGRKRIAWWILTIYLGGFSITNLVMSIVERDPNHLVALVVHLLIVALLLLSYPEFYTRVRRGNAWAALGVLVGGLVVATLIGWGLVELFPGTLPATDRFLWALNRVTALTFIDNDQFGGRPNGLVNTILGLLGALAVLAAVVVLFRSQRASNALTGSDESAIRGLLAQSDDSLGYFATRRDKAVVFAPSGKAAVTYRVELGVCLASGDPIGNPEAWPHAIDEWLDLARAYGWTPAVMGASEDGATAYHRAGLNALQLGDEAVLLTRDFSLAGRDMRPVRQAVNRARKHGVTARIMRHRELSPIELSAAIQRAEAWRDTENERGFSMALGRLGDPLDGDCLLVEAVADGKVVAMLSLVPWGSDGVSLDLMRRDPQAPNGVVELMVSELASRGAEFDVERISLNFAVFRSVFEEGARIGAGPILRLWRSILLFFSRWWQLEALYRSNVKYHPEWVPRFLCFRDNRLIPRVALASAIAEGFLTLPTFGRRNTQQHTGTHSAFPEDQVAAAELHDDGSAPDVELADGTPAVSHGRRRPEQVQVRMNTLQRIVEHGVDPYPVAHPPTHTAAEARAAKSGTPVTVAGRLLRIRNFGGVLFAVLRDWSGDIQILIDRQRVAGQRFLFDLGDLVEVSGEVGRSRTGEISVLADSWRIDGKCLHPLPDKYHGLVDPEARVRQRYLHLAIDRGARDHLAARSAVVRSLRDELQARGYLEVETPILQSVHGGANAAPFITHINAYDADLYLRIAPELYLKRLCVAGMAKVFEIGRVFRNEGADFKHNPEFTILEAYEAHSDYEKMRVVARELIQAAARAAHGREIILRPGPDGIPVEIDISGEWPVKTFHDAISEAFGTFVDAQTPVDVLRRLCDEHEIPYNPAWDAGATAQEMYEHLVESKTEFPTFYTDFPTSVSPLTRPHPRKPGVAAKWDLVAWGVELGTAYSELTDPLDQRARLTEQSLLAAGGDEEAMELDEEFLEALEYAMPPTGGLGMGVDRIVMLVLGGSIRESLAFPFTKPRRS, encoded by the coding sequence ATGTCTGCGGATTCCGCCGCTCCTGTCGAGCGCCCGCGTCCGGTGGAGGACGCCCGACCGCCCTCCCGGCCGTCGCTGACCGACCGTGTCGGTGGACGTCTGTCCGCCGTACCGCACATCTTCGGCCTGATCCTGGGCATCTACGCGGTCGTGGTCGCATTGTGGTCGATCTCCCCGACCCTGCGTTACTGGATCCACGCCCCGCGCGAATATCTCGACGAGTACTACTTCGACGCCCCCGACACGAGCCTGTCGTTCGCGCTCGTCCTCGGCCTGCTCGCCGGTGCGATCGCCGGCCGAAAACGCATCGCGTGGTGGATCCTGACGATCTACCTCGGCGGATTCTCGATCACCAATCTCGTGATGAGCATCGTCGAGCGCGACCCGAACCACCTCGTCGCGTTGGTCGTCCACCTGCTGATCGTCGCGCTCCTGCTGCTGTCCTATCCCGAGTTCTACACGCGCGTGCGGCGCGGAAACGCCTGGGCCGCACTCGGTGTGCTCGTGGGTGGTCTGGTCGTCGCGACGCTCATCGGCTGGGGCCTGGTGGAACTGTTCCCTGGCACCCTGCCCGCTACCGACCGGTTCCTGTGGGCGCTCAACCGCGTCACCGCGCTGACGTTCATCGACAACGACCAGTTCGGTGGCCGCCCGAACGGGCTGGTCAACACGATCCTCGGCCTCCTCGGCGCCCTCGCCGTGCTCGCGGCGGTCGTGGTGCTGTTCCGTTCACAGCGAGCGAGCAACGCGCTCACCGGCAGTGACGAATCGGCCATCCGCGGTCTGCTCGCCCAGAGCGACGATTCGCTCGGCTACTTCGCGACCCGCCGCGACAAGGCCGTGGTGTTCGCCCCCAGCGGCAAGGCCGCGGTGACCTACCGCGTCGAACTCGGCGTGTGCCTCGCGAGCGGTGATCCGATCGGCAACCCCGAAGCGTGGCCGCACGCCATCGACGAATGGCTCGACCTCGCCCGCGCCTATGGGTGGACACCCGCGGTGATGGGGGCGAGCGAGGACGGTGCGACGGCCTACCACCGTGCGGGTCTGAACGCGCTGCAGCTCGGCGACGAGGCCGTCCTGCTCACCCGCGACTTCAGTCTCGCCGGACGCGACATGCGACCGGTGCGGCAGGCCGTCAACCGCGCCCGCAAACACGGTGTGACCGCGCGGATCATGCGTCACCGCGAACTGTCACCCATCGAGCTGTCGGCGGCGATCCAGCGCGCCGAGGCCTGGCGCGACACCGAAAACGAGCGCGGTTTCTCGATGGCCCTCGGCCGGCTCGGCGACCCGCTCGACGGCGACTGCCTGCTCGTCGAAGCGGTCGCGGACGGCAAGGTCGTCGCGATGCTCTCGCTCGTGCCCTGGGGATCGGACGGCGTGTCACTCGACCTCATGCGCCGCGACCCGCAGGCCCCCAACGGCGTCGTCGAACTCATGGTCTCCGAGCTCGCCTCACGCGGTGCCGAATTCGACGTCGAGCGGATCTCGTTGAACTTCGCGGTCTTCCGGTCGGTCTTCGAGGAGGGCGCGCGGATCGGTGCCGGCCCGATCCTGCGATTGTGGCGGTCCATCCTGCTGTTCTTCTCACGGTGGTGGCAGCTCGAGGCGTTGTACCGGTCCAACGTCAAGTACCACCCCGAATGGGTGCCCCGCTTCCTGTGTTTCCGCGACAACCGGCTCATCCCGCGCGTCGCGCTCGCGTCGGCGATCGCCGAGGGCTTCCTCACCCTCCCCACCTTCGGTCGTCGGAACACCCAGCAGCACACGGGAACACACTCGGCGTTCCCCGAGGACCAGGTGGCCGCGGCAGAACTGCACGACGACGGCAGCGCACCCGACGTCGAGCTTGCCGACGGCACGCCCGCCGTCTCGCACGGACGTCGCCGCCCCGAACAGGTCCAGGTGCGGATGAACACCCTGCAGCGGATCGTCGAGCACGGTGTCGATCCCTATCCGGTCGCGCATCCCCCGACCCACACGGCCGCCGAGGCCCGGGCCGCGAAGTCCGGCACCCCGGTGACCGTGGCGGGACGCCTGCTGCGCATCCGCAACTTCGGCGGTGTGCTGTTCGCGGTGCTGCGCGACTGGTCGGGCGACATCCAGATCCTCATCGACCGGCAACGGGTTGCCGGACAACGCTTCCTGTTCGACCTCGGTGACCTCGTCGAGGTGTCGGGCGAGGTGGGACGCAGCCGCACCGGCGAGATCTCGGTGCTCGCCGACTCGTGGCGCATCGACGGCAAGTGCCTGCATCCGCTGCCCGACAAGTACCACGGCCTCGTCGACCCGGAAGCCCGCGTGCGGCAACGCTATCTGCATCTCGCGATCGACCGCGGGGCACGCGACCACCTCGCGGCACGCAGCGCGGTGGTGCGGTCGCTACGCGACGAACTGCAGGCGCGCGGCTATCTCGAGGTGGAGACCCCCATCCTGCAGTCGGTGCACGGCGGCGCGAACGCCGCACCGTTCATCACGCACATCAACGCCTACGACGCCGATCTGTACCTGCGGATCGCCCCCGAGCTGTATCTGAAGCGGTTGTGCGTCGCGGGCATGGCGAAGGTCTTCGAGATCGGCCGGGTGTTCCGCAACGAGGGTGCGGATTTCAAGCACAACCCGGAGTTCACGATCCTCGAGGCATACGAGGCGCACAGCGACTACGAGAAGATGCGGGTGGTCGCACGCGAGTTGATCCAGGCAGCGGCCCGCGCGGCACACGGACGCGAGATCATCCTGCGGCCCGGACCCGACGGTATCCCGGTCGAGATCGACATCTCCGGCGAGTGGCCCGTCAAGACCTTCCACGACGCGATCTCCGAGGCGTTCGGGACATTCGTCGATGCGCAGACCCCCGTCGACGTCCTGCGACGCCTGTGCGACGAACACGAGATCCCCTACAACCCGGCCTGGGACGCCGGCGCCACCGCGCAGGAGATGTACGAGCACCTCGTCGAATCGAAGACGGAGTTCCCCACCTTCTACACCGACTTCCCGACCTCGGTGTCGCCGTTGACCCGGCCGCACCCCCGCAAGCCGGGTGTCGCGGCGAAGTGGGACCTGGTGGCCTGGGGTGTCGAGCTGGGGACCGCCTACAGCGAGCTCACCGATCCGCTCGACCAGCGTGCTCGCCTCACGGAGCAGTCGCTGCTCGCCGCGGGCGGTGACGAGGAGGCGATGGAACTCGACGAGGAGTTCCTCGAAGCACTCGAATACGCGATGCCTCCCACCGGCGGCCTCGGTATGGGTGTCGACCGGATCGTGATGCTCGTACTCGGAGGGAGCATCCGCGAGTCGCTGGCGTTCCCGTTCACGAAGCCGCGGCGCTCCTGA
- a CDS encoding histidine phosphatase family protein: protein MQLLLIRHAEPNNARAETGGADPPLTEAGRLQASRLPDALSPYNITRLFSSPQLRALQTAEPVAERRGLDVEKMEDIAEYDYGHDHYFTIDAAKDVAPAAYKRILAGHLPDFVDGDAFRTRVLRGIDQVVDTCDHAETVALFAHGGVVNIVLQHLLELPRPLMFPIEYASVTRILVSRSGARRVASINETGHVRDTLRV from the coding sequence GTGCAGCTACTCCTGATCCGTCACGCCGAGCCGAACAACGCCCGCGCCGAGACCGGGGGCGCCGACCCGCCGCTCACGGAGGCCGGTCGTCTCCAGGCGTCGCGGTTGCCGGACGCGCTGTCCCCCTACAACATCACCCGCCTGTTCTCGAGCCCGCAGTTGCGGGCCCTGCAGACGGCCGAGCCGGTCGCGGAACGACGCGGGCTCGACGTGGAGAAGATGGAGGACATCGCCGAGTACGACTACGGCCACGACCACTACTTCACGATCGACGCCGCGAAGGACGTCGCACCGGCCGCCTACAAGCGCATCCTGGCAGGTCACCTGCCCGATTTCGTGGACGGGGACGCCTTCCGCACGCGGGTGCTGCGAGGGATCGACCAGGTGGTGGACACGTGCGACCACGCCGAGACCGTGGCGCTGTTCGCCCACGGTGGGGTCGTGAACATCGTGCTGCAGCACCTGCTCGAGCTGCCCCGGCCGCTGATGTTCCCCATCGAGTACGCGTCGGTGACGCGCATCCTCGTCTCACGCAGCGGCGCGCGCCGCGTCGCGTCGATCAACGAGACCGGGCACGTACGCGACACCCTGCGCGTCTGA
- a CDS encoding nuclear transport factor 2 family protein — MTDSALLASLLERVQLLEDKAAIHEVLTAYGPAVDAGDAEAVGELWAEDAVYDVDIRLMEGRDAIMKMVRTRPHQDYIEEGCGHLLDPVHIRVGGDTAVATCHSLLLRRNADSDSFRVWRVSANRFELARIDGSWKIVRRTSRLLDGSTAARDLLASARR, encoded by the coding sequence ATGACCGACTCCGCCCTGCTGGCCTCCCTCCTCGAACGCGTACAGCTCCTCGAGGACAAGGCTGCGATCCACGAGGTCCTCACGGCGTACGGCCCGGCCGTCGACGCCGGTGACGCCGAGGCGGTGGGGGAACTGTGGGCCGAGGACGCCGTCTACGACGTCGACATCCGCCTGATGGAGGGTCGCGACGCCATCATGAAGATGGTGCGCACCCGACCGCACCAGGACTACATCGAGGAGGGCTGCGGTCATCTGCTCGACCCGGTGCACATCCGGGTCGGCGGCGACACCGCCGTCGCGACCTGCCACTCCCTGCTGCTGCGCCGCAACGCCGATTCGGATTCGTTCCGGGTGTGGCGGGTGAGCGCCAATCGTTTCGAACTCGCCCGGATCGACGGCAGCTGGAAGATCGTGCGCCGCACGTCGCGGTTGCTCGACGGCAGCACCGCCGCCCGCGACCTCCTCGCGAGCGCACGGCGCTGA
- a CDS encoding MSMEG_1061 family FMN-dependent PPOX-type flavoprotein produces the protein MDADRIDELVQGGIRTQDELEAVLGIPHPAIVDKARPHLTPLIRHFLSLARFFTIATADAVGNCDCSPRGDIESAVLVLDDHTIALPDRPGNRRADSYRNILENPHVGLLFFVPGDEEVLRINGRATLSTDPDLLGKLSLQNKPAQLAVIVQIDEVFLHCARALLRAKLWDPSTYPDRAAVPSMRDMHAELHSIEIPADAEPGKRELYREFLY, from the coding sequence ATGGATGCGGACAGGATCGACGAACTCGTACAGGGCGGGATACGGACACAGGACGAGCTCGAGGCCGTCCTGGGCATTCCGCACCCGGCGATCGTCGACAAGGCGCGACCACACCTGACGCCGCTCATCAGGCATTTCCTGTCGCTGGCGCGGTTCTTCACGATCGCCACCGCCGACGCCGTCGGCAACTGCGACTGCTCGCCGCGCGGCGACATCGAGTCGGCGGTGCTCGTCCTCGACGACCACACGATCGCGCTGCCCGACCGGCCCGGCAATCGCCGCGCCGACTCGTACCGGAACATCCTCGAGAACCCTCACGTCGGGCTGCTGTTCTTCGTCCCCGGCGACGAGGAGGTGCTGCGGATCAACGGCCGCGCCACGCTGTCGACCGACCCCGACCTGCTCGGGAAGCTGTCGCTGCAGAACAAGCCGGCGCAGCTTGCTGTGATCGTGCAGATCGACGAGGTCTTCCTGCACTGCGCGCGGGCGTTGCTCCGCGCCAAGTTGTGGGATCCGTCGACCTATCCCGACCGTGCGGCGGTCCCCTCGATGCGCGACATGCACGCCGAACTCCACTCGATCGAGATCCCGGCCGACGCCGAGCCGGGCAAACGCGAGCTCTACCGCGAGTTCCTGTACTGA
- a CDS encoding SDR family NAD(P)-dependent oxidoreductase has translation MTSRIAQIRRWRAGAALRSRLRDLTGALVVVTGGGSGIGRASAIAFAAEGAIVVVADKDLDSARETVALVNVPAPGAGGSEAVFGGAAHAYELDVSDEQQVRKFAQTVRERHGVADVLVNNAGIGVIGAFADTPQSVFENVMDVNFWGVVYGCRAFTEQMIEAGTGGQIVNVSSAAAYMPQRNLAAYTTSKAGVFMLSECLRAELLEHGIGVTVVCPDLVDTNLTRATEYVAPNKELRAARRTRTLAMYRRLHIAPEKVAKAIVGAVRHNKPVVTVAPGAKVRKWLMRFAPRVMRVGARFDID, from the coding sequence GTGACCTCTCGGATCGCCCAGATACGCCGCTGGCGCGCCGGCGCTGCACTACGCAGCCGCCTGCGCGACCTGACCGGCGCCCTCGTCGTCGTCACCGGTGGTGGTAGCGGGATCGGCCGGGCCTCGGCGATCGCCTTCGCCGCCGAAGGTGCCATCGTCGTCGTGGCAGACAAGGATCTCGACAGCGCCCGCGAGACGGTGGCGCTCGTGAACGTCCCGGCTCCCGGTGCCGGAGGTTCCGAGGCCGTCTTCGGCGGCGCCGCTCACGCCTACGAACTCGACGTCTCCGACGAACAGCAGGTCCGGAAGTTCGCGCAGACCGTTCGCGAGCGGCACGGCGTCGCCGACGTGCTCGTCAACAACGCGGGCATCGGTGTCATCGGTGCCTTCGCCGACACTCCGCAGAGCGTCTTCGAGAACGTGATGGACGTGAACTTCTGGGGAGTGGTCTACGGCTGCCGCGCCTTCACGGAGCAGATGATCGAGGCCGGCACGGGCGGGCAGATCGTCAACGTCTCGTCGGCCGCGGCGTACATGCCGCAACGCAACCTCGCCGCCTACACGACGAGCAAGGCCGGGGTGTTCATGCTGTCGGAGTGCCTGCGCGCCGAACTGCTCGAACACGGGATCGGCGTGACCGTCGTGTGTCCCGACCTGGTGGACACCAACCTCACCCGGGCGACGGAGTACGTCGCGCCGAACAAGGAACTACGAGCAGCACGACGCACCCGCACCCTCGCGATGTACCGGCGCCTGCACATCGCGCCGGAGAAGGTGGCCAAGGCGATCGTCGGGGCGGTCCGTCACAACAAGCCTGTGGTGACGGTCGCCCCGGGCGCGAAGGTCCGTAAGTGGCTGATGCGCTTCGCGCCCCGTGTCATGCGTGTGGGCGCACGATTCGACATCGATTGA